A window of the Elephas maximus indicus isolate mEleMax1 chromosome 26, mEleMax1 primary haplotype, whole genome shotgun sequence genome harbors these coding sequences:
- the SULT6B1 gene encoding sulfotransferase 6B1: MADNSKFIDYIDEALEKSKEMALSRLLFTHQGIPYPVTMCTSETFQALDTFEARSDDIVLASYPKCGSNWLLHIVSELIFAVSKIKYNYPEFPVLECGDPEKYQRMKQFSSPRILATHLHYDKLPGSIFENNAKILVLFRNPKDTAVSFFHFHNDVPDIPSYGSWDEFFRQFMKGQVSWGSYFDFAINWNKHIDDANVKFILYEDLKENLTSGVKQIAEFLGFSLTEEQIETISTRSTFQAMRAKSQETHGAVGRFLFRKGEVGDWKNLFRETQSQAMDEKFQECLAGTSLGAKLKYVSYCQA, translated from the exons ATGGCTGATAACTCTAAATTTATTGACTACATTGATGAAGCTttggaaaaatcaaaagaaatggcACTTTCTCGCTTACTTTTTACCCATCAGGGGATTCCTTACCCAGTCACCATGTGCACCTCAGAAACTTTCCAAGCCTTGGATACCTTTGAAGCCAGGAGCGATGACATAGTGCTAGCATCTTATCCAAAGTGTG GTTCAAATTGGCTTCTCCATATTGTTAGTGAATTAATATTTGCTGTTTCAAAAATTAAGTATAACTATCCAGAATTCCCAGTTCTTGAATGTGGAGACCCAGAAAAATATCAG AGAATGAAACAGTTTTCATCACCAAGGATTCTGGCAACTCATCTCCATTATGACAAACTACCTGGATCCATCTTCGAGAATAATGCCAAG ATATTGGTGTTATTTCGAAACCCTAAAGATACTGCagtatcttttttccattttcacaATGATGTGCCTGATATTCCAAGCTACGGCTCTTGGGATGAATTCTTCAGACAGTTCATGAAAGGACAAG TTTCTTGGGGAAGCTATTTTGATTTTGCAATTAATTGGAACAAACATATCGATGATGCAAATGTTAAGTTCATATTATATGAAGACCTGAAAGAG AATTTGACCTCTGGAGTAAAACAAATTGCTGAGTTCCTTGGGTTCTCTCTAACTGAGGAGCAAATTGAAACTATCTCCACCCGGAGCACCTTCCAAGCAATGCGAGCAAAGTCTCAGGAAACACACGGTGCTGTCGGCCGGTTCCTGTTCCGCAAAG GTGAAGTTGGAGATTGGAAAAATTTGTTCCGTGAAACTCAGAGCCAGGCAATGGATGAAAAATTCCAAGAGTGCTTAGCAGGCACCTCTCTAGGAGCCAAGCTGAAGTATGTTTCCTATTGCCAGGCTTAA